Proteins encoded in a region of the Leptospira montravelensis genome:
- a CDS encoding cyclic nucleotide-binding domain-containing protein encodes MPLDTSKNNQKIPVNPGEVLFIGGKASTSMNILHEGSVRVETTLGDTSIVLYSLEGANLTPGIFALLEGTPYPYTIRAKTSCVVSTYVMNQANAKKTLISKVSVGVMAVRTLLKEIGELYKRVLSIKGLSAKFEQTMDNLGAVYYILNPSIFSDVSPGALITRDENIIDPVMKLIRNNLAGFQEHGGILPDKPTVHFLEEDHGEFFERDYSESIEWNDAEFHFIRKILSVNPKISQALFEADPSLLQSAAESYVKTYRELFEILNKETSELSEMMNTMFVGDNALVEKFNLTLDLFNTGYSTIPSTTLLPITEWALKKSKSLLDEYKQIFGSSYASLGNNLDKLETKQSELTNKYGHELSAQKSKAEAASQGSETIHAGIDTQALKVELLNSASQILNYSQADPEAVKEFSTLMVKLKSFKNPLDPEPDNRKIRRTISKTYWDVYKKSFSKWLQAGKQAPKAVELMLRYGYFDESLLDEGHIVELVGRLYQGGGNPSAPIHYGTDWLEKIYSREVPTSVDELGQTFFEKLKMDLKDSGIKSEKDIPPDYDTGEARLGSEISSMYEPNVRLTSGNIASHFPILTKYHITIPLEKCFVSKEDVEKALQYILGVDYTAFNREVIYRNEEIGIKNEFVQRSIIPDFILVPSIGPKIMMWQDLSVFRGAGSKESRGRICIPHFVTGDLKTFMLEAIAAFRWELCKNILGPDWNNVGIPSITADYTDYVQFYKKSKDLSPELKEKISSEFKRFRTDRDKFAYDYSMWIRYEAEGVQRVNRVVRSIFYRHIPFHKNIREKVSSQPAYAELHNRFKNIRTRQHKEFENKYKKYMDASGNLPKELYENLTFYEV; translated from the coding sequence ATGCCTCTAGATACCAGTAAAAATAACCAAAAGATCCCAGTCAATCCAGGTGAAGTCCTTTTCATCGGAGGCAAAGCCTCAACTTCCATGAACATCTTACATGAAGGTTCGGTTCGAGTAGAAACCACACTCGGGGACACAAGTATAGTTCTTTATAGTTTAGAAGGGGCAAACCTAACACCAGGTATCTTTGCTCTTTTAGAAGGAACACCCTACCCTTATACCATTCGTGCCAAAACTTCTTGTGTTGTTTCCACTTATGTGATGAACCAGGCCAATGCGAAAAAAACTCTCATTTCCAAAGTATCTGTGGGAGTGATGGCAGTTCGTACTTTACTCAAAGAAATTGGTGAACTTTATAAACGAGTCCTTTCTATCAAAGGCCTTTCAGCCAAGTTCGAACAGACAATGGACAACTTGGGTGCTGTATATTATATCTTAAATCCATCTATATTTTCTGACGTAAGCCCCGGTGCACTCATTACTCGTGATGAAAACATCATTGACCCTGTGATGAAACTCATCCGAAACAACTTAGCTGGATTCCAAGAACATGGGGGAATTTTACCGGATAAACCCACTGTCCACTTTTTGGAAGAAGATCATGGCGAATTTTTTGAACGTGATTATAGCGAATCTATCGAATGGAACGATGCAGAGTTTCATTTCATTCGAAAAATTCTCTCGGTAAATCCTAAAATTTCACAAGCTTTATTCGAAGCTGACCCAAGTCTTTTACAAAGTGCTGCAGAAAGTTACGTAAAAACCTACCGCGAATTATTCGAAATTTTAAACAAAGAAACAAGCGAACTCTCAGAGATGATGAACACAATGTTTGTAGGAGACAACGCTCTTGTTGAAAAATTCAATTTAACTTTGGATCTTTTTAATACAGGGTATTCAACCATACCATCGACTACATTATTACCAATCACAGAATGGGCTCTAAAAAAATCCAAATCCTTGTTAGATGAATACAAACAGATATTTGGATCCTCGTATGCGTCCCTTGGAAATAACCTAGACAAACTAGAAACCAAACAATCAGAACTAACAAACAAATATGGTCACGAACTTTCAGCACAAAAAAGTAAGGCTGAGGCTGCTTCCCAAGGAAGTGAAACCATCCATGCAGGAATTGATACACAAGCTCTCAAAGTTGAACTTCTTAACTCAGCAAGCCAAATATTAAACTATTCGCAGGCAGACCCAGAAGCGGTAAAAGAATTTTCGACTCTGATGGTAAAACTCAAATCCTTCAAAAACCCATTGGATCCCGAACCAGACAATCGTAAAATCAGAAGGACCATTTCAAAAACGTATTGGGACGTTTATAAAAAATCTTTCTCAAAATGGTTACAAGCAGGGAAACAAGCACCAAAGGCCGTTGAACTTATGTTACGGTATGGTTATTTTGACGAAAGCCTTCTCGATGAAGGTCATATCGTAGAACTTGTTGGAAGGTTGTACCAAGGGGGAGGAAATCCAAGTGCTCCCATCCATTATGGAACTGATTGGTTAGAAAAAATCTATTCCAGAGAAGTGCCTACTTCTGTGGATGAACTTGGACAAACATTTTTCGAAAAACTCAAAATGGATCTCAAAGATTCTGGAATCAAATCAGAAAAAGACATACCTCCTGATTATGATACAGGCGAAGCAAGACTTGGGTCAGAGATCTCTTCTATGTATGAACCAAACGTGCGTTTGACGTCTGGTAATATTGCTAGCCACTTCCCTATCCTTACTAAATACCATATTACAATTCCATTAGAGAAATGTTTTGTATCCAAAGAAGATGTGGAAAAAGCTCTCCAATATATTTTGGGGGTGGATTACACTGCCTTCAACCGGGAAGTGATTTATCGAAACGAAGAAATAGGAATCAAAAACGAATTTGTCCAAAGGTCGATCATACCTGATTTTATCTTAGTTCCTTCCATTGGACCAAAGATTATGATGTGGCAGGATCTTTCCGTTTTCCGAGGAGCTGGTTCCAAAGAATCACGAGGTCGAATTTGTATTCCTCATTTTGTTACGGGAGATTTAAAAACATTTATGTTGGAAGCTATTGCCGCTTTCCGTTGGGAACTTTGTAAAAATATACTTGGTCCTGATTGGAATAACGTAGGGATCCCTTCCATAACGGCAGATTACACAGATTATGTGCAGTTTTATAAAAAGAGTAAAGACCTCTCTCCAGAACTCAAAGAAAAAATTTCTTCTGAATTCAAACGGTTCCGAACCGACAGGGATAAATTTGCTTATGACTATTCCATGTGGATTCGCTATGAAGCCGAAGGTGTGCAGAGGGTCAACCGAGTGGTGCGTTCCATCTTCTATCGCCATATCCCGTTCCACAAAAATATTAGAGAGAAAGTGAGTTCCCAACCTGCATATGCGGAACTTCACAACAGGTTCAAAAACATTCGAACTCGCCAACACAAAGAATTCGAAAACAAATACAAAAAATATATGGATGCCAGCGGGAACCTTCCCAAAGAACTCTATGAGAATTTAACTTTTTACGAAGTTTAA
- a CDS encoding NAD(P)/FAD-dependent oxidoreductase: MESIQKVEVTIIGGSFSGLSAALSLARSLRKIIVIDAERPCNKTTPASHNFITHDGESPGLIRSKALEDLKDYPNFKLELGEVVSVQKQGSGFLVKGNGFQEIQTDKIIFATGLKDILPEIPGFAESWGKSVIHCPYCHGYEFVGNKTGLWMNETGIYEHSKFLKHWSKELTVYTNGPIQFPKEEQGQLEKEGISIVTEIVKALVHVEGQISAIQLQTGQAIPIEALYTRLPMVQHSKLPEELGCKLLPSGHLEVSNFYETNVPGVYAVGDMASMFRSVAHAVHSGNIAGAMLNRAMILS; encoded by the coding sequence ATGGAATCCATTCAAAAAGTCGAAGTAACCATCATTGGGGGAAGTTTTTCTGGACTCTCCGCCGCACTTTCCCTTGCCCGTTCCCTTCGCAAAATCATTGTTATTGATGCAGAAAGGCCGTGTAACAAAACGACACCCGCCTCTCATAACTTTATCACTCACGATGGTGAATCTCCTGGTCTAATTCGTTCAAAAGCTTTAGAAGATTTAAAAGATTATCCAAATTTTAAACTGGAGTTAGGTGAAGTAGTTTCTGTCCAAAAACAAGGTTCGGGATTTTTGGTAAAAGGAAATGGATTTCAAGAAATCCAAACTGATAAAATTATTTTTGCAACTGGACTAAAGGATATTTTACCAGAGATTCCTGGATTTGCCGAGTCATGGGGAAAATCGGTAATCCATTGCCCGTATTGTCATGGTTATGAATTTGTGGGAAACAAAACAGGACTATGGATGAATGAAACAGGTATATATGAACATTCTAAATTTCTAAAACATTGGTCAAAAGAACTGACAGTTTATACGAATGGCCCAATCCAATTTCCAAAAGAAGAACAAGGCCAATTAGAAAAAGAAGGGATTTCGATTGTTACGGAAATTGTAAAGGCACTGGTTCATGTCGAAGGCCAAATTTCTGCCATCCAACTGCAAACTGGACAGGCAATTCCGATCGAAGCACTGTATACAAGATTACCTATGGTACAACATTCTAAGTTACCAGAAGAACTCGGTTGCAAACTACTTCCCAGTGGCCATTTAGAAGTTTCCAATTTTTATGAAACCAATGTCCCTGGTGTGTATGCTGTGGGCGATATGGCTTCCATGTTTCGTTCAGTGGCACATGCGGTCCACTCTGGAAACATTGCAGGCGCCATGCTCAACCGTGCGATGATTTTGTCTTAA